The Uruburuella testudinis genome window below encodes:
- the dusB gene encoding tRNA dihydrouridine synthase DusB, with product MQIGAYSVDTPIALAPMAGITDKPFRQLCRAFGAGWAVGEMLTSDPSLRHTRKSLRRSDFEGETGVRVVQIAGSDPVQLAEAARYNVAQGAQIIDINMGCPAKKVCNVLAGSALLQNEPLVAEILHAVVGAVDVPVTLKTRLGWHDEHQNIGTVARMAEDAGIAALAVHGRTRTQMYKGQASYDLIAEVKSRLKIPVWVNGDITSPQKAAAVLQQTGADGIMIGRGAQGQPWLFRDLAYFAEHGCLPMPPDLAECSATVLQHVQAMHAFYGETAGVRIARKHIGWYLDPLPGGEAARRDINRLDSAAAQYDAVAAFLDRLPHHTDAWVCAYR from the coding sequence ATGCAGATCGGCGCTTATTCCGTAGACACTCCTATTGCGCTGGCGCCGATGGCCGGCATTACCGACAAGCCGTTCCGGCAGCTTTGCCGTGCGTTCGGTGCCGGTTGGGCGGTGGGCGAAATGCTCACCAGCGACCCGTCGCTGCGCCATACCCGCAAAAGTTTGCGCCGCAGTGATTTTGAGGGGGAAACCGGTGTGCGGGTGGTGCAGATTGCCGGCAGCGATCCGGTGCAATTGGCCGAAGCGGCGCGTTATAATGTGGCGCAGGGCGCGCAGATCATCGACATCAATATGGGCTGCCCGGCGAAAAAAGTATGCAATGTGCTGGCGGGCAGCGCGTTGTTGCAAAACGAGCCGTTGGTGGCAGAAATCCTGCATGCGGTGGTCGGCGCCGTTGATGTGCCGGTTACCTTGAAAACCCGTTTGGGTTGGCATGACGAGCATCAAAATATCGGCACCGTTGCCCGCATGGCCGAAGATGCCGGTATTGCCGCGCTGGCGGTGCACGGGCGCACGCGTACGCAGATGTATAAAGGGCAGGCCAGCTATGATTTGATTGCCGAAGTGAAAAGCCGTCTGAAGATTCCCGTGTGGGTCAACGGCGACATCACTTCGCCGCAAAAAGCCGCCGCTGTGTTGCAGCAAACAGGTGCCGACGGCATCATGATCGGGCGCGGTGCGCAAGGGCAGCCGTGGCTGTTTCGCGATTTGGCTTATTTTGCCGAACACGGCTGTTTGCCGATGCCGCCGGATTTGGCCGAATGCAGCGCCACGGTGTTGCAACATGTGCAGGCGATGCACGCATTTTACGGCGAAACAGCAGGGGTGCGCATTGCCCGCAAACACATCGGCTGGTATCTCGACCCGCTGCCCGGCGGTGAAGCGGCGCGGCGCGACATCAACCGGCTCGACAGTGCGGCGGCGCAATATGATGCGGTGGCGGCGTTTTTAGACCGGTTGCCGCACCACACCGATGCATGGGTTTGCGCTTATCGGTAA
- a CDS encoding Fis family transcriptional regulator gives MPNKTHNLADCVSQNIRQYFKDLDGETPCGVYDMVLHQIEKPLLECVMAECAGNQSKAASVLGLNRNTLRKKLVQHGLIE, from the coding sequence ATGCCGAATAAAACCCATAATCTGGCCGACTGTGTGTCGCAAAATATCCGTCAATATTTCAAAGATTTGGATGGTGAAACGCCGTGCGGTGTTTATGATATGGTGCTGCACCAGATTGAGAAGCCGCTGCTCGAATGCGTGATGGCCGAATGCGCCGGCAACCAGTCGAAGGCGGCATCGGTGTTGGGGCTGAACCGCAATACGCTGCGCAAAAAACTGGTGCAGCACGGCTTGATCGAATAA
- the purH gene encoding bifunctional phosphoribosylaminoimidazolecarboxamide formyltransferase/IMP cyclohydrolase, whose translation MAAVKRALISLSDKSGVVDFARALNDLGVEILSTGGTAKLLADAGVPVIEVADYTGFPEMLDGRVKTLHPKIHGGILGRRDLPEHVAKMEEYEIGNIDMVCVNLYPFAATIAKPGCTLEDAIENIDIGGPTMVRSAAKNWKHVAIVTDNADFADVVSELQANGGALSDKTRFNLSRKAFSHTAQYDGMISNYLTSLSDDKLAGEPEVGAFPGQINGSWLKVQDLRYGENPHQQAAFYRDFYPAAGSLSAYEQLQGKELSYNNIADADAAWEAVKAFDEPACVIVKHANPCGVAVAADTLSAYKLAFATDTTSAFGGIIAFNREVDAETVEAVTGQFLEVLMAPKFTDKAKEIIAAKKNVRVLEVPLMAGANRFELKRVGGGLLVQTPDVHRIRREDLTVVSKRQPSEQEWKDLMFVWNVAKYVKSNAIVFGKGGQTYGIGAGQMSRVDSTRIAARKAQDGGFDLNGACAASDAFFPFRDGIDVIAEQGIKAIIHPGGSMRDQEVFDAADEHGIAMVLTGVRHFRH comes from the coding sequence ATGGCAGCAGTCAAACGGGCATTAATCAGCTTATCCGACAAAAGCGGCGTGGTGGATTTTGCGCGCGCGCTGAATGATTTGGGCGTGGAAATCCTCTCAACCGGCGGCACCGCCAAATTATTGGCCGATGCGGGCGTGCCCGTGATTGAGGTGGCCGACTATACCGGCTTTCCCGAAATGCTCGACGGCCGCGTGAAAACGCTGCACCCGAAAATCCACGGCGGCATTCTCGGCCGCCGCGACCTGCCCGAACATGTGGCGAAAATGGAAGAATACGAAATCGGCAACATCGATATGGTGTGCGTCAACCTTTATCCTTTTGCCGCCACCATCGCCAAGCCCGGCTGCACGCTGGAAGATGCGATTGAAAACATCGATATCGGCGGCCCCACCATGGTGCGCTCGGCCGCGAAAAACTGGAAACACGTGGCCATCGTGACCGACAATGCCGATTTTGCTGATGTGGTGAGCGAATTGCAGGCCAACGGCGGCGCATTGAGCGACAAAACCCGTTTCAACCTCTCGCGTAAAGCCTTCAGCCACACTGCCCAATACGACGGCATGATTTCTAACTACCTTACCAGCCTGTCGGACGACAAACTTGCCGGCGAGCCGGAAGTGGGCGCGTTTCCCGGCCAAATCAACGGCAGCTGGCTGAAAGTGCAAGATTTGCGCTATGGCGAAAACCCGCACCAACAGGCCGCGTTTTACCGTGATTTCTATCCCGCCGCCGGCAGCCTGAGCGCTTACGAGCAATTGCAGGGCAAAGAGTTGTCATACAACAATATCGCCGATGCCGATGCCGCTTGGGAGGCCGTTAAAGCATTTGACGAACCGGCATGCGTGATTGTGAAACACGCCAACCCCTGCGGTGTGGCTGTGGCCGCCGACACTTTGAGCGCCTACAAACTGGCGTTTGCCACCGACACCACCAGCGCATTCGGCGGTATCATCGCCTTCAACCGCGAAGTGGATGCCGAAACGGTAGAAGCCGTTACCGGCCAGTTTCTCGAAGTGTTGATGGCGCCGAAATTCACCGACAAGGCCAAAGAAATCATCGCCGCCAAGAAAAACGTGCGCGTATTGGAAGTGCCGCTGATGGCCGGCGCCAACCGCTTCGAATTAAAACGCGTGGGCGGCGGGCTGTTGGTGCAAACACCTGATGTCCACCGTATCCGCCGCGAAGATTTGACGGTGGTCAGCAAGCGTCAACCGAGCGAGCAGGAATGGAAAGATTTGATGTTTGTGTGGAATGTGGCCAAATATGTGAAATCAAATGCCATCGTGTTCGGCAAAGGCGGCCAAACTTACGGCATCGGCGCCGGCCAGATGAGCCGCGTGGATTCTACCCGCATCGCCGCCCGCAAAGCGCAAGACGGCGGTTTTGATTTGAACGGCGCCTGCGCGGCTTCAGATGCCTTTTTCCCGTTCCGTGACGGCATTGATGTGATTGCCGAACAGGGCATTAAAGCCATTATCCACCCCGGCGGCTCCATGCGCGACCAAGAAGTGTTTGATGCCGCCGACGAACACGGCATCGCCATGGTGCTGACCGGCGTGCGCCATTTCCGCCATTAA